From Clupea harengus unplaced genomic scaffold, Ch_v2.0.2, whole genome shotgun sequence, a single genomic window includes:
- the si:ch73-252i11.1 gene encoding protein mono-ADP-ribosyltransferase PARP12 isoform X3, translating to MAEADFIKRLCTNNGSMLYDDLVADLNRGGWLSYERVDTSSLENGELFSIVQSNGEKWVIAKTKLRLCKAKSCLGCANLHLCKKFLLGECPFGRGRKPCRFGHDLMSDHNAQVLGIHKLESLDKRELCILLLQNDNSLLPPVCHSYNNGPGQYGKCEEQEGCTRLHICKRYLRGECGCPRSHDFYEPHPFTTLQNRGVPLDLMPFMKDIYMNIEFMRVRTRGRPPQWNAGPGPRPSASNHVDYNMASKNPEASRDRNEICMYFVKGICVHGDRCWKAHSTLPYRWEARDGQRWTALSDNEGIEKDYCNPANTYSKGVEPVCFDTMTRGLRGVRRLSTVSSVVQPTFMLTTEWAWYWEDEHGDWIQYATAAGGHSSASIMGEDLEQKYQEDPSAVVEFTAGSQTYELRFQDMIQTNKRYGTKKLVRRRPVFVSAADAQTIKTSKKAPNNRSNFKALPTHWDKALTPETGYKRVTLQSSSKEYMEILTLFNTTMRGFNIVSIERVQNKALWEVFQWQKDLMKKNSGGRTVAEKQLFHGTDSKHVDAICHNNMDWRICGTHGTAYGKALIKT from the exons ATGGCTGAGGCAGATTTTATTAAAAGGCTCTGCACCAACAACGGATCTATGCTTTACGATGATTTAGTAGCTGATTTGAATAGAGGAGGTTGGTTAAGCTATGAGCGTGTTGACACCAGCAGTCTTGAAAACGGCGAATTGTTTTCAATCGTTCAGTCGAACGGAGAGAAATGGGTTATCGCTAAAACAAAGCTTCGTCTGTGCAAGGCAAAGAGTTGTTTAGGGTGTGCAAATTTACACCTTTGCAAGAAGTTCTTGCTTGGAGAGTGTCCCTTTGGCAGAGGACG aaAACCCTGTCGGTTTGGCCATGACCTCATGTCAGATCACAATGCTCAGGTCCTCGGGATTCATAAACTTGAGTCCTTGGACAAGAGGGAGTTGTGTATCCTGCTTCTTCAAAATGACAACTCCTTACTGCCACCG GTGTGCCACTCCTACAACAACGGCCCGGGGCAGTACGGAAAGTGTGAGGAGCAAGAGGGCTGCACACGGCTGCACATCTGCAAGAGGTACCTCAGGGGGGAGTGTGGCTGCCCACGGTCTCATGACTTCTACGAGCCGCACCCCTTCACCACACTGCAGAACCGAGGGGTTCCCCTGGATCTGATGCCGTTCATGAAGGACATCTACATGAACATCGAGTTCATGAGAGTCCGCACTCGAGGGAGGCCGCCACAGTGGAATGCTGGTCCCGGACCCAGGCCCAGCGCTAGCAACCATGTTGATTACAACATGGCCAGCAAGAACCCAGAGGCCTCACGAG ACAGAAACGAGATCTGTATGTACTTTGTGAAGGGAATCTGCGTACATGGAG ACAGATGCTGGAAAGCCCACTCCACCCTTCCATATCGATGGGAGGCCAGGGACGGGCAGAGATGGACCGCTTTGTCTGATAACGAGGGCATAGAGAAGGATTACTGCAACCCCGCCAACACATATAG TAAGGGGGTGGAGCCTGTGTGCTTTGACACAATGACGCGCGGGCTGCGGGGGGTCCGCCGACTCTCCACCGTGTCGTCCGTGGTGCAGCCCACCTTCATGCTCACCACTGAGTGGGCCTGGTACTGGGAGGACGAGCATGGGGACTGGATCCAGTACGCTACAGCA GCAGGAGGTCACAGCTCAGCTTCCATCATGGGTGAGGACTTGGAGCAGAAGTATCAGGAGGACCCCAGCGCCGTGGTGGAGTTCACTGCCGGGTCCCAGACTTATGAGCTTCGTTTCCAGG ATATGATACAGACCAACAAACGCTATGGCACCAAAAAGCTTGTCAGAAGgcggcctgtgtttgtgtctgcagcCGATGCACAGACAATCAAAACAAG TAAAAAAGCTCCCAACAATCGATCAAACTTCAAGGCACTGCCTACACACTGGGACAAGGCACTGACTCCAGAAACTGGCTACAAG AGAGTGACTCTGCAGAGTAGCTCAAAAGAATACATGGAGATCCTGACCCTCTTCAACACGACCATGAGGGGCTTCAACATTGTGTCCATTGAACGAGTCCAGAACAAAGCACTCTGGGAAGTCTTCCAATG GCAAAAAGACTTGATGAAGAAAAACAGCGGCGGCAGGACTGTAGCGGAGAAACAGCTTTTCCACGGGACGGATTCCAAGCACGTTGACGCCATTTGCCACAACAACATGGACTGGAGGATCTGCGGGACCCACGGGACTGCCTACGGGAAAG CCTTAATAAAAACGTGA
- the si:ch73-252i11.1 gene encoding protein mono-ADP-ribosyltransferase PARP12 isoform X1: MAEADFIKRLCTNNGSMLYDDLVADLNRGGWLSYERVDTSSLENGELFSIVQSNGEKWVIAKTKLRLCKAKSCLGCANLHLCKKFLLGECPFGRGRKPCRFGHDLMSDHNAQVLGIHKLESLDKRELCILLLQNDNSLLPPVCHSYNNGPGQYGKCEEQEGCTRLHICKRYLRGECGCPRSHDFYEPHPFTTLQNRGVPLDLMPFMKDIYMNIEFMRVRTRGRPPQWNAGPGPRPSASNHVDYNMASKNPEASRDRNEICMYFVKGICVHGDRCWKAHSTLPYRWEARDGQRWTALSDNEGIEKDYCNPANTYSKGVEPVCFDTMTRGLRGVRRLSTVSSVVQPTFMLTTEWAWYWEDEHGDWIQYATAAGGHSSASIMGEDLEQKYQEDPSAVVEFTAGSQTYELRFQDMIQTNKRYGTKKLVRRRPVFVSAADAQTIKTSKKAPNNRSNFKALPTHWDKALTPETGYKRVTLQSSSKEYMEILTLFNTTMRGFNIVSIERVQNKALWEVFQWQKDLMKKNSGGRTVAEKQLFHGTDSKHVDAICHNNMDWRICGTHGTAYGKGSYFARDAKYSHNYTSPSSTRTLFVCRVLVGDFTRGDKSYLRPPSKDGGNTVFYDSCVDSVPDPSIFVVFEKHQVYPEHLIQYEERTESALSSYMLRSAISRPVASAQTVTTARALSRVRPVRPNSSVVPVLKSRPSPASSLQHQQRPAPFVPVPVPVSNPPFVPSHNLTSAPSGEELLDRVRRMLSQWKIQK, from the exons ATGGCTGAGGCAGATTTTATTAAAAGGCTCTGCACCAACAACGGATCTATGCTTTACGATGATTTAGTAGCTGATTTGAATAGAGGAGGTTGGTTAAGCTATGAGCGTGTTGACACCAGCAGTCTTGAAAACGGCGAATTGTTTTCAATCGTTCAGTCGAACGGAGAGAAATGGGTTATCGCTAAAACAAAGCTTCGTCTGTGCAAGGCAAAGAGTTGTTTAGGGTGTGCAAATTTACACCTTTGCAAGAAGTTCTTGCTTGGAGAGTGTCCCTTTGGCAGAGGACG aaAACCCTGTCGGTTTGGCCATGACCTCATGTCAGATCACAATGCTCAGGTCCTCGGGATTCATAAACTTGAGTCCTTGGACAAGAGGGAGTTGTGTATCCTGCTTCTTCAAAATGACAACTCCTTACTGCCACCG GTGTGCCACTCCTACAACAACGGCCCGGGGCAGTACGGAAAGTGTGAGGAGCAAGAGGGCTGCACACGGCTGCACATCTGCAAGAGGTACCTCAGGGGGGAGTGTGGCTGCCCACGGTCTCATGACTTCTACGAGCCGCACCCCTTCACCACACTGCAGAACCGAGGGGTTCCCCTGGATCTGATGCCGTTCATGAAGGACATCTACATGAACATCGAGTTCATGAGAGTCCGCACTCGAGGGAGGCCGCCACAGTGGAATGCTGGTCCCGGACCCAGGCCCAGCGCTAGCAACCATGTTGATTACAACATGGCCAGCAAGAACCCAGAGGCCTCACGAG ACAGAAACGAGATCTGTATGTACTTTGTGAAGGGAATCTGCGTACATGGAG ACAGATGCTGGAAAGCCCACTCCACCCTTCCATATCGATGGGAGGCCAGGGACGGGCAGAGATGGACCGCTTTGTCTGATAACGAGGGCATAGAGAAGGATTACTGCAACCCCGCCAACACATATAG TAAGGGGGTGGAGCCTGTGTGCTTTGACACAATGACGCGCGGGCTGCGGGGGGTCCGCCGACTCTCCACCGTGTCGTCCGTGGTGCAGCCCACCTTCATGCTCACCACTGAGTGGGCCTGGTACTGGGAGGACGAGCATGGGGACTGGATCCAGTACGCTACAGCA GCAGGAGGTCACAGCTCAGCTTCCATCATGGGTGAGGACTTGGAGCAGAAGTATCAGGAGGACCCCAGCGCCGTGGTGGAGTTCACTGCCGGGTCCCAGACTTATGAGCTTCGTTTCCAGG ATATGATACAGACCAACAAACGCTATGGCACCAAAAAGCTTGTCAGAAGgcggcctgtgtttgtgtctgcagcCGATGCACAGACAATCAAAACAAG TAAAAAAGCTCCCAACAATCGATCAAACTTCAAGGCACTGCCTACACACTGGGACAAGGCACTGACTCCAGAAACTGGCTACAAG AGAGTGACTCTGCAGAGTAGCTCAAAAGAATACATGGAGATCCTGACCCTCTTCAACACGACCATGAGGGGCTTCAACATTGTGTCCATTGAACGAGTCCAGAACAAAGCACTCTGGGAAGTCTTCCAATG GCAAAAAGACTTGATGAAGAAAAACAGCGGCGGCAGGACTGTAGCGGAGAAACAGCTTTTCCACGGGACGGATTCCAAGCACGTTGACGCCATTTGCCACAACAACATGGACTGGAGGATCTGCGGGACCCACGGGACTGCCTACGGGAAAG GAAGTTACTTCGCCAGAGACGCAAAGTACTCGCACAACTACACCAGCCCGTCCTCTACCAGgactctgtttgtttgtcgtGTTTTAGTCGGAGATTTTACCCGAGGAGACAAAAGCTACCTCCGTCCCCCTTCCAAGGACGGTGGGAACACAGTCTTTTATGACAGTTGTGTGGACAGTGTCCCTGACCCGAGCATATTTGTTGTCTTTGAGAAGCACCAGGTGTACCCAGAACACCTCATTCAGTATGAAGAGCGGACCGAATCTGCCCTGTCTTCTTATATGCTCAGGTCTGCCATCAGCAGACCAGTGGCTTCCGCCCAGACTGTGACAACAGCACGTGCTTTGTCCAGAGTCCGCCCTGTGCGTCCAAATTCCTCAGTTGTCCCGGTTCTCAAGTCAAGACCAAGTCCGGCCTCATCTCTTCAGCACCAACAGCGACCAGCGCCatttgttcctgttcctgttcctgtttcaaATCCACCATTTGTTCCTTCTCACAACCTCACCTCGGCGCCCAGTGGCGAAGAGTTGTTAGATCGAGTCAGGAGAATGCTCTCACAATGGAAAATACAGAAATAA
- the si:ch73-252i11.1 gene encoding protein mono-ADP-ribosyltransferase PARP12 isoform X2 yields the protein MAEADFIKRLCTNNGSMLYDDLVADLNRGGWLSYERVDTSSLENGELFSIVQSNGEKWVIAKTKLRLCKAKSCLGCANLHLCKKFLLGECPFGRGRKPCRFGHDLMSDHNAQVLGIHKLESLDKRELCILLLQNDNSLLPPVCHSYNNGPGQYGKCEEQEGCTRLHICKRYLRGECGCPRSHDFYEPHPFTTLQNRGVPLDLMPFMKDIYMNIEFMRVRTRGRPPQWNAGPGPRPSASNHVDYNMASKNPEASRDRNEICMYFVKGICVHGDRCWKAHSTLPYRWEARDGQRWTALSDNEGIEKDYCNPANTYSKGVEPVCFDTMTRGLRGVRRLSTVSSVVQPTFMLTTEWAWYWEDEHGDWIQYATAAGGHSSASIMGEDLEQKYQEDPSAVVEFTAGSQTYELRFQDMIQTNKRYGTKKLVRRRPVFVSAADAQTIKTSKKAPNNRSNFKALPTHWDKALTPETGYKRVTLQSSSKEYMEILTLFNTTMRGFNIVSIERVQNKALWEVFQWQKDLMKKNSGGRTVAEKQLFHGTDSKHVDAICHNNMDWRICGTHGTAYGKGSYFARDAKYSHNYTAHSSTRCMFVCRILVGDYTKGDSSYLRPPSKNGGDTVFFDSCVDDVYNPSIFVVFEKHQVYPEYLIQYREQFQTSASATQHYAQAPRPATRPAPAPIPAPTPRATSSYYVPQPTQSYSSNSSKSDDNRCIIS from the exons ATGGCTGAGGCAGATTTTATTAAAAGGCTCTGCACCAACAACGGATCTATGCTTTACGATGATTTAGTAGCTGATTTGAATAGAGGAGGTTGGTTAAGCTATGAGCGTGTTGACACCAGCAGTCTTGAAAACGGCGAATTGTTTTCAATCGTTCAGTCGAACGGAGAGAAATGGGTTATCGCTAAAACAAAGCTTCGTCTGTGCAAGGCAAAGAGTTGTTTAGGGTGTGCAAATTTACACCTTTGCAAGAAGTTCTTGCTTGGAGAGTGTCCCTTTGGCAGAGGACG aaAACCCTGTCGGTTTGGCCATGACCTCATGTCAGATCACAATGCTCAGGTCCTCGGGATTCATAAACTTGAGTCCTTGGACAAGAGGGAGTTGTGTATCCTGCTTCTTCAAAATGACAACTCCTTACTGCCACCG GTGTGCCACTCCTACAACAACGGCCCGGGGCAGTACGGAAAGTGTGAGGAGCAAGAGGGCTGCACACGGCTGCACATCTGCAAGAGGTACCTCAGGGGGGAGTGTGGCTGCCCACGGTCTCATGACTTCTACGAGCCGCACCCCTTCACCACACTGCAGAACCGAGGGGTTCCCCTGGATCTGATGCCGTTCATGAAGGACATCTACATGAACATCGAGTTCATGAGAGTCCGCACTCGAGGGAGGCCGCCACAGTGGAATGCTGGTCCCGGACCCAGGCCCAGCGCTAGCAACCATGTTGATTACAACATGGCCAGCAAGAACCCAGAGGCCTCACGAG ACAGAAACGAGATCTGTATGTACTTTGTGAAGGGAATCTGCGTACATGGAG ACAGATGCTGGAAAGCCCACTCCACCCTTCCATATCGATGGGAGGCCAGGGACGGGCAGAGATGGACCGCTTTGTCTGATAACGAGGGCATAGAGAAGGATTACTGCAACCCCGCCAACACATATAG TAAGGGGGTGGAGCCTGTGTGCTTTGACACAATGACGCGCGGGCTGCGGGGGGTCCGCCGACTCTCCACCGTGTCGTCCGTGGTGCAGCCCACCTTCATGCTCACCACTGAGTGGGCCTGGTACTGGGAGGACGAGCATGGGGACTGGATCCAGTACGCTACAGCA GCAGGAGGTCACAGCTCAGCTTCCATCATGGGTGAGGACTTGGAGCAGAAGTATCAGGAGGACCCCAGCGCCGTGGTGGAGTTCACTGCCGGGTCCCAGACTTATGAGCTTCGTTTCCAGG ATATGATACAGACCAACAAACGCTATGGCACCAAAAAGCTTGTCAGAAGgcggcctgtgtttgtgtctgcagcCGATGCACAGACAATCAAAACAAG TAAAAAAGCTCCCAACAATCGATCAAACTTCAAGGCACTGCCTACACACTGGGACAAGGCACTGACTCCAGAAACTGGCTACAAG AGAGTGACTCTGCAGAGTAGCTCAAAAGAATACATGGAGATCCTGACCCTCTTCAACACGACCATGAGGGGCTTCAACATTGTGTCCATTGAACGAGTCCAGAACAAAGCACTCTGGGAAGTCTTCCAATG GCAAAAAGACTTGATGAAGAAAAACAGCGGCGGCAGGACTGTAGCGGAGAAACAGCTTTTCCACGGGACGGATTCCAAGCACGTTGACGCCATTTGCCACAACAACATGGACTGGAGGATCTGCGGGACCCACGGGACTGCCTACGGGAAAG GGAGCTACTTTGCCAGGGATGCTAAGTACTCGCATAACTACACAGCTCACTCGAGCACCAGATGCATGTTTGTCTGCCGCATCCTTGTGGGCGACTACACCAAAGGAGACTCCAGTTACCTCCGGCCTCCGTCCAAAAACGGAGGTGACACCGTCTTCTTCGACAGCTGCGTGGATGACGTGTACAACCCTTCCATCTTCGTGGTGTTCGAGAAGCATCAGGTGTACCCCGAGTACCTAATCCAGTACAGGGAGCAATTCCAAACATCAGCCAGTGCCACACAGCATTACGCCCAGGCGCCCAGACCAGCAACCAGACCAGCACCCGCACCGATACCAGCACCCACACCAAGGGCAACCTCGTCATATTATGTACCACAGCCTACCCAGTCATATTCTTCAAATTCTTCTAAGTCTGATGACAACCGGTGCATTATTAGTTGA